A genomic stretch from Edaphobacter aggregans includes:
- a CDS encoding sensor histidine kinase: MKSRSIVRRLIITILLLELVSVVALSTVALFHERHERFMAFDVTLRGHADSLLGAIQEDEHDNLVIDKTGLNVPPRDVFHVQDETGAIIGQSPNWGEGPSSRTEEHRRDPHSPEGFFSLILNGGHYRAIRTSATRVIDPDEKGGGERHKFTIIYASPTHRLWHGILEEVAFYATTSLLLLAVTGIAMIWLLNRGMAPLRELAAKASTVSATSWTFEPSDEVLATKELSPLARTIQAVLKNLEYSFTQQRRFVSDAAHELKTAVAVVQSSIQVLALKPRTVEEYQHGLNQCHTDSVRMEEIVGKMLTLARVEREPSPHEPAPQTDLSESLRRTADQLASVAEISGITIQLPHLDAAPVQLSPQDAEVLCSNLLLNSIQHSNPNSQITATITKQETQIELKIEDQGKGIDPEALPFVFERFYRSDPSRNRQTGGTGLGLAICKAIVEAAHGQITMTSTLNIGTTATVNLPIAGSAGL, encoded by the coding sequence ATGAAGTCACGCTCCATCGTTCGCCGACTCATCATCACCATCCTCCTCCTGGAGTTGGTCTCCGTGGTCGCGCTCTCCACCGTGGCCCTCTTCCACGAGCGCCACGAGCGCTTCATGGCCTTCGACGTCACCCTCCGTGGCCACGCCGACTCCCTCCTCGGTGCCATCCAGGAAGACGAACACGACAACCTCGTCATCGACAAAACTGGCCTCAACGTTCCCCCCCGCGATGTCTTCCACGTGCAGGATGAGACCGGCGCCATCATCGGCCAGTCCCCCAACTGGGGCGAAGGCCCATCTTCCCGCACTGAGGAGCATCGTCGCGACCCGCACAGCCCCGAAGGCTTCTTCAGCCTCATCCTCAACGGAGGACACTACCGCGCCATCCGCACCAGCGCGACCAGAGTCATCGACCCCGACGAGAAGGGCGGAGGCGAACGCCACAAATTCACGATCATCTACGCCTCTCCAACGCACCGGCTATGGCACGGCATCCTCGAAGAGGTGGCCTTCTACGCCACGACCAGCCTCCTTCTCCTCGCCGTCACAGGCATCGCCATGATCTGGCTTCTCAACCGGGGCATGGCCCCACTCCGCGAGCTAGCCGCCAAAGCATCCACCGTCTCCGCCACGTCCTGGACCTTCGAACCATCCGACGAAGTACTCGCCACCAAAGAGCTAAGCCCCCTCGCCCGCACCATTCAAGCCGTTCTCAAGAACCTCGAGTACTCCTTCACCCAGCAACGCCGTTTCGTCAGCGACGCCGCTCACGAACTCAAAACCGCCGTAGCCGTCGTTCAATCTTCCATTCAGGTACTAGCCCTCAAGCCCCGCACCGTCGAGGAGTATCAGCACGGCCTCAACCAGTGCCACACCGACTCCGTCCGCATGGAAGAGATCGTCGGCAAGATGCTCACCCTCGCCCGCGTCGAACGCGAACCCTCCCCCCACGAACCCGCTCCACAAACCGACCTATCCGAAAGCCTCCGCCGCACTGCTGACCAACTAGCCTCGGTCGCCGAGATAAGCGGCATCACCATCCAACTCCCGCACCTCGATGCCGCACCAGTCCAGCTCTCACCACAAGACGCCGAAGTCCTTTGTTCCAATCTCCTGCTCAACTCCATCCAGCACAGCAACCCCAACTCCCAAATCACCGCCACAATCACCAAACAAGAAACGCAAATCGAGCTAAAGATCGAAGACCAGGGGAAGGGAATCGACCCCGAAGCGCTGCCCTTCGTCTTCGAGCGTTTCTACCGCAGCGACCCCTCCCGCAACCGCCAAACCGGTGGCACCGGCCTCGGCCTGGCCATCTGCAAAGCCATCGTCGAAGCAGCCCACGGTCAGATCACCATGACCAGCACCCTCAACATTGGCACCACTGCCACCGTAAACCTCCCCATAGCCGGGAGCGCAGGGCTTTAG
- a CDS encoding Dyp-type peroxidase codes for MAPLTNVDYRDMQGLLRFGYAKLTEACFLLLRIDDPAAAARWLQTAPVSTAEIQNPPPTCALQLAFTQQGLQRLGISPEILNGFSAEFLSGITGEDNRSRRLGDIGANAPEHWYWGGPSGVPDMVAMLYALPGHFDSWKSTIDSGLTHSGFTLLQCLPTSDMGGVEPFGFVDGVSTPTVDWDRKKNPSGDKLTYENITMLGEFVLGYPNEYGEYTGRPKIVDSNADLPDAEDSPGYKDIGRNGTYLVIRQIEQDVRGFWRFIDQQVNSDPTQRQDLAEKIVGRKMSGDSLLPESSQSIPGVGPDLTDIQQNQFTFDDDPDGFRCPFGAHIRRANPRNADFPPGTSSEPLEKLIRILGFGQKTIREDLIASTRFHRLLRRGREYGPKLSPAERLEPAPPNEPPTGLEFVCLNANIGRQFEFIQAAWLNNTKFDGLDSETDPLLGNREPIAGCPASTFSIPVAGTVRHQLQDVPRFTTVRGGAYFFLPGLRALRYLARAARV; via the coding sequence ATGGCTCCTCTCACAAACGTCGACTATCGCGACATGCAGGGACTCCTACGCTTCGGTTACGCCAAGCTCACCGAGGCCTGCTTCCTCCTGTTGCGCATCGACGACCCCGCTGCCGCTGCCCGTTGGCTGCAAACCGCTCCCGTCTCCACCGCCGAAATCCAGAACCCCCCTCCCACCTGCGCCCTGCAACTGGCCTTCACACAACAAGGACTGCAACGCCTCGGCATCTCCCCAGAGATCCTCAACGGCTTCTCCGCCGAGTTCCTTTCCGGCATCACAGGCGAAGACAACCGCTCCCGCCGCCTCGGCGACATCGGCGCCAATGCACCCGAGCACTGGTACTGGGGCGGCCCCTCCGGCGTGCCCGACATGGTCGCCATGCTCTACGCACTACCCGGCCACTTCGACTCCTGGAAGAGCACCATCGATTCCGGCCTTACCCACTCCGGCTTCACCCTCCTCCAATGCCTGCCCACCTCCGACATGGGCGGCGTCGAGCCCTTCGGCTTCGTCGACGGCGTCAGCACCCCCACCGTCGACTGGGACCGCAAAAAAAACCCTTCCGGCGACAAACTCACCTACGAAAACATCACCATGCTCGGCGAGTTCGTCCTGGGCTATCCAAACGAGTACGGCGAATACACAGGACGCCCAAAGATCGTCGACTCCAACGCCGACCTCCCCGACGCCGAAGACTCTCCCGGCTACAAAGACATTGGCCGCAACGGAACCTACCTCGTCATCCGCCAGATCGAGCAGGACGTCCGCGGCTTCTGGCGATTCATCGACCAGCAGGTGAACTCCGATCCCACACAGCGTCAGGACCTTGCCGAGAAGATAGTCGGTCGCAAAATGTCCGGCGACTCGCTCCTTCCCGAATCAAGCCAAAGCATCCCCGGCGTAGGCCCCGACCTTACAGACATCCAGCAGAACCAGTTCACCTTCGACGACGATCCAGATGGCTTCCGCTGCCCATTCGGCGCACACATCCGCCGCGCAAATCCACGCAACGCAGACTTTCCCCCGGGCACATCATCCGAGCCTCTGGAAAAGCTCATCCGCATACTGGGCTTTGGCCAGAAGACCATCCGCGAAGACCTCATCGCCTCCACCCGCTTCCATCGTCTGCTGCGAAGAGGTCGCGAGTATGGCCCGAAACTCTCCCCCGCCGAGCGCCTCGAGCCCGCGCCGCCCAACGAACCTCCAACCGGGCTTGAGTTCGTCTGTCTCAACGCCAACATCGGCCGCCAATTCGAATTCATCCAGGCCGCGTGGCTCAACAACACCAAATTCGACGGCCTCGACAGCGAGACTGACCCGCTGCTAGGCAACCGCGAACCCATAGCCGGCTGCCCCGCCAGCACGTTCTCTATTCCAGTCGCCGGGACCGTACGACATCAACTTCAAGACGTGCCGCGCTTCACCACTGTCCGTGGCGGAGCATATTTTTTCCTGCCCGGCCTGCGTGCGTTACGATATCTTGCACGCGCCGCCAGAGTTTGA
- a CDS encoding catalase family protein, which translates to MAFVHLERRFDPIFRPAFDALLRDPIAALVTAVINAKRPNDGLKIAEEKLMPNEEAYLDSIINSFIAQMRGLWKPGMFERGGNTKTHGIVRAEFIVHDGLAPELRHGIYAEPRTYPAWVRFSGPGPYITPDIDDVGFMSISIKLMGVPGPKLMEEEKFTQDMFGVSTPTFVTPDTEANAQLQINSLKNATIFHFLNLHHPHVLDLIMQGLWTKTQSSPFEAPYFSCVPYLLGEGQAMQYSVWPRSARKTPIPRLPFRPPDDYLRNAMVATLANEDVEFDIRLQLQTEPFLMPIENNGVLWPEKLSPRRSAATLRIPRQTFNSPAQMDFARKLSYNPWHCIAEHRPLGNQSRARRRMYDTLSRFRHEMNGVPLYEPTGDEVFD; encoded by the coding sequence ATGGCCTTTGTGCATCTGGAGCGGCGGTTCGATCCGATCTTTCGGCCGGCATTCGACGCGTTGCTTCGCGATCCGATCGCAGCGCTCGTAACCGCTGTGATAAACGCGAAGCGCCCGAATGATGGATTGAAGATCGCCGAAGAAAAGCTGATGCCGAACGAAGAGGCTTACCTCGATTCGATCATCAACAGCTTTATCGCGCAGATGCGAGGGTTGTGGAAGCCGGGGATGTTCGAACGCGGGGGGAACACGAAGACTCATGGTATCGTGCGTGCCGAGTTTATCGTTCACGATGGCCTTGCGCCGGAGTTGCGTCATGGCATCTATGCAGAGCCACGGACGTATCCGGCATGGGTGCGCTTCTCTGGCCCGGGCCCTTATATAACGCCCGATATCGACGACGTCGGTTTTATGAGCATCAGCATCAAGCTGATGGGCGTACCTGGGCCGAAGCTGATGGAGGAGGAGAAGTTTACGCAGGATATGTTCGGAGTCTCGACACCGACCTTTGTGACGCCCGACACCGAGGCCAATGCGCAGTTGCAGATCAACAGCCTGAAGAACGCGACGATCTTCCATTTTCTGAACTTGCATCATCCGCATGTGTTGGATCTGATTATGCAGGGGTTGTGGACCAAGACGCAGAGCAGTCCGTTTGAGGCTCCCTACTTTAGCTGCGTACCTTATTTACTTGGAGAGGGGCAGGCGATGCAGTACTCTGTGTGGCCGAGATCGGCTCGGAAGACACCTATACCGCGCCTTCCGTTCCGGCCCCCTGACGACTATCTGCGCAATGCGATGGTTGCGACTCTCGCAAATGAAGACGTCGAATTTGATATTCGCCTGCAACTGCAGACGGAACCGTTTTTGATGCCGATTGAGAACAATGGTGTGCTGTGGCCGGAGAAACTCTCGCCGCGGCGATCGGCGGCCACGCTGCGAATTCCTCGGCAGACGTTCAACTCGCCGGCGCAGATGGATTTTGCGCGGAAGCTCTCTTACAATCCTTGGCACTGCATTGCAGAGCATCGTCCCCTGGGGAATCAGAGCCGCGCTCGACGCCGAATGTACGACACGCTTTCAAGGTTCAGACATGAGATGAACGGCGTTCCGCTTTATGAGCCAACGGGAGATGAGGTCTTCGACTAG
- a CDS encoding GMC family oxidoreductase — translation MSSADPQNVTAEYIVVGSGAGGGILAARLAESGRTVLLLEAGGDPRTAQQQQPVPPSGGMPNEYDVPVFHGLASENDAIKWDFYVRHYGNHKQQCQDPKYFETVDGQRVDGVLYPRAGTLGGCTAHNAMIIVYPHNTDWDEIAELTGDESWRAPQMRRYFELLENCHHRKFHRFLAALGFNPTRHGWRGWLSTERATPLSALLDHPLVRMIILSAWEAFKNAGSKRDHLRWLWKGAFDPNDWRLVREAAGGVRYIPLSTSNHARTSARERVLEVATKHPELLRIELDALATRVLFDGNNRAIGVEYLKGKHLYRAHAAPSSQAGELRTAYATREVILAGGTFNTPQLLMLSGIGPAEQLVQHSIPLRVDLPGVGTNLQDRYEVGVVNRMNFSQWRIFRGARFAQDDPQFEQWQRGCGPYITNGGVLTAFKRSFPDRETPDIFCLGLLGLFRGYFPNYSALFAENLNYMTWVVLKAHTKNRAGKVTLRSADPRDTPDINFHYFEEGSDTQGEDLASVVEGIRFVRKITQHFKDNKLIAEEELPGDHLQSDEDLKTFIRNQAWGHHASCTCAIGPREHNGVLTSDFRVHGTQGLRVVDASVFPRTPGFFITSAIYMIAEKAADVILQAAREADLAANIR, via the coding sequence ATGAGCAGCGCAGATCCGCAAAACGTAACCGCCGAATACATCGTCGTCGGCTCCGGGGCCGGTGGCGGCATCCTGGCTGCTCGTCTTGCCGAGTCCGGACGAACCGTCCTTCTGCTTGAAGCGGGCGGCGATCCCAGAACCGCCCAGCAACAGCAGCCCGTCCCACCCAGCGGAGGCATGCCAAACGAGTACGATGTACCCGTATTCCATGGCCTCGCTTCAGAAAACGACGCCATCAAGTGGGACTTCTATGTTCGTCATTATGGAAACCATAAGCAACAGTGTCAGGACCCCAAATATTTCGAGACAGTCGATGGTCAGCGTGTAGACGGCGTCCTCTACCCACGCGCAGGAACCTTGGGCGGCTGCACAGCGCACAACGCGATGATCATCGTCTATCCACACAACACCGACTGGGACGAGATAGCTGAGTTGACCGGCGATGAATCCTGGCGCGCACCCCAAATGCGTCGATACTTCGAACTCCTGGAAAACTGTCATCACCGTAAATTCCATCGCTTCCTCGCCGCCCTTGGATTCAATCCCACGCGACACGGATGGCGCGGCTGGCTCTCCACGGAACGCGCAACACCCCTCTCAGCTTTGCTCGATCACCCCCTCGTAAGAATGATCATCCTCTCTGCTTGGGAGGCCTTCAAAAACGCAGGCAGCAAACGCGACCATCTACGCTGGCTGTGGAAGGGAGCCTTCGATCCGAACGACTGGCGCCTCGTTCGCGAAGCTGCAGGTGGAGTCCGCTACATACCTCTCAGCACCTCCAACCACGCACGCACAAGCGCCCGCGAGCGCGTTCTCGAAGTAGCCACGAAGCACCCAGAACTCCTCCGAATCGAGCTCGATGCCCTCGCCACCCGAGTCCTGTTCGACGGCAATAACCGAGCCATCGGCGTCGAGTACCTCAAGGGCAAACACCTCTACCGCGCCCACGCCGCACCCAGTTCGCAGGCGGGTGAGCTCCGCACAGCCTACGCGACTCGCGAGGTCATCCTCGCCGGAGGCACATTCAATACGCCGCAACTCCTCATGCTCTCCGGCATAGGCCCGGCAGAGCAGCTCGTCCAACACAGCATTCCTCTCCGCGTCGATCTTCCGGGCGTCGGCACAAACCTGCAGGACCGCTACGAAGTCGGTGTCGTCAACCGAATGAACTTCAGCCAGTGGAGAATATTTCGTGGCGCACGTTTCGCTCAGGACGACCCGCAATTTGAACAATGGCAGCGCGGATGCGGCCCATACATCACCAACGGAGGAGTGCTTACAGCATTCAAGCGCTCGTTCCCTGACCGCGAGACTCCCGACATCTTCTGCCTCGGCCTTCTCGGACTCTTCCGAGGCTACTTCCCAAATTACTCCGCGCTCTTCGCCGAAAACCTGAACTACATGACATGGGTCGTCCTCAAAGCTCACACCAAAAATCGCGCAGGCAAAGTAACCCTGCGTTCCGCCGACCCACGCGACACGCCAGACATCAACTTCCACTACTTCGAAGAGGGCAGCGACACCCAGGGCGAAGACCTCGCCTCCGTAGTCGAAGGCATACGCTTCGTCCGCAAGATCACCCAGCACTTCAAGGACAACAAGCTCATCGCCGAAGAAGAACTGCCCGGCGATCACCTCCAGTCGGACGAAGACCTGAAGACCTTCATCCGCAATCAAGCCTGGGGCCATCACGCCTCCTGCACCTGCGCCATTGGCCCCCGTGAACACAACGGAGTTCTCACCAGTGACTTCCGCGTTCATGGCACGCAGGGCCTTCGCGTCGTCGATGCCTCCGTCTTCCCCCGCACCCCGGGCTTCTTCATCACCAGCGCCATTTACATGATCGCCGAGAAGGCCGCCGACGTAATCCTCCAGGCCGCGCGCGAGGCTGATCTTGCTGCAAACATTCGTTGA
- a CDS encoding sugar phosphate isomerase/epimerase family protein: protein MEGFSRRGFLAGAGIAAAAYVASPMLAMVAKQGFKVAVITDEISQDFDHACSVASKEFGLQWVELRAMWNKSLQDLSDSEIADAQKILAKYNLAVTDIASPLFKVDWPDAPRTSHTKPDHSMTAVETFKQQDEVLARSISLAKQFKTDKVRCFDFWRVEDQKPYRAAIDAKLLDAATVCGKQGILLVLENEFECNTATGREAVRTLAAVPSPHLALNWDPANAVMRGELDAYPAAWQLLPKHRIRHCHVKNAVKGSDGKIAWAPVGTGFIDWTAQFRDLAKVGYRDAVSLETHWHGASTPEESSRQSWAGMKQALQNSATLPT from the coding sequence ATGGAAGGTTTTTCGCGACGTGGTTTTCTTGCCGGTGCCGGGATAGCTGCAGCGGCGTATGTGGCATCCCCTATGCTTGCAATGGTGGCGAAGCAGGGCTTCAAAGTAGCAGTGATCACGGATGAAATATCCCAGGACTTTGATCACGCCTGTTCGGTTGCATCGAAGGAGTTCGGCCTGCAGTGGGTGGAGCTCCGCGCCATGTGGAACAAGAGCCTTCAGGACCTTAGCGACTCCGAAATCGCCGACGCGCAAAAGATCCTTGCGAAATACAACCTGGCCGTAACCGACATCGCCAGCCCGCTCTTCAAGGTCGACTGGCCCGACGCCCCTCGAACGTCTCACACCAAGCCGGATCACTCGATGACGGCTGTCGAGACCTTCAAGCAGCAGGACGAAGTTCTCGCACGCAGCATCAGTCTCGCCAAACAGTTCAAGACAGACAAAGTCCGCTGCTTCGACTTCTGGCGTGTCGAAGATCAGAAGCCTTATCGCGCAGCAATCGACGCGAAGCTGCTCGATGCCGCAACCGTCTGTGGGAAACAAGGAATCCTTCTGGTTCTCGAAAACGAGTTCGAGTGCAACACGGCCACTGGACGAGAAGCCGTAAGAACTCTCGCCGCCGTTCCATCGCCTCATCTTGCGCTCAACTGGGATCCCGCCAACGCCGTTATGCGCGGCGAACTCGATGCCTATCCCGCGGCTTGGCAGCTACTTCCCAAACATCGCATTCGCCACTGCCACGTCAAGAACGCAGTCAAGGGTAGTGACGGCAAGATCGCATGGGCTCCCGTAGGCACAGGCTTCATCGACTGGACTGCGCAGTTCCGCGACTTGGCGAAGGTTGGATACCGCGATGCCGTTAGTCTCGAAACCCACTGGCACGGCGCCTCAACACCGGAGGAATCCTCCCGTCAAAGCTGGGCGGGCATGAAGCAGGCTCTCCAGAACTCAGCCACCCTACCGACCTAA
- a CDS encoding response regulator transcription factor, whose protein sequence is MRALLIEDEVRLSENISTALREGPGFAVDCAPDGLTGADLADGSCYDVIILDLMLPGLDGLGVLKRIRQRGDRTPVLILTAVADKHSTITLLNAGADDYLSKPFDLGELLARAKALIRRGKGAAHPTLRASDVELNTLEQTVHRSGSLVDLSPTEYRILEYLMFRPRVIVSKRELLEHLYDYNWEHHSNVIEAHISNLRKKLDAVSERPSIETLRGRGYRLAMPLREIPA, encoded by the coding sequence ATGCGTGCGCTTCTCATCGAAGACGAGGTAAGACTCTCCGAGAACATCTCCACGGCCCTCCGCGAAGGCCCCGGATTCGCCGTCGACTGCGCCCCTGACGGCCTCACCGGAGCCGACCTCGCCGACGGCAGCTGTTACGACGTCATCATCCTTGACCTCATGCTTCCCGGGCTCGACGGCCTTGGCGTTCTCAAGCGCATTCGCCAGCGCGGCGACCGCACCCCCGTCCTCATCCTCACTGCCGTAGCCGACAAGCACTCCACCATCACCCTCCTCAACGCCGGCGCCGACGACTACCTCAGCAAGCCCTTCGACCTCGGCGAACTCCTCGCCCGAGCCAAAGCCCTCATCCGCCGCGGTAAAGGAGCAGCCCACCCAACCCTCCGCGCCTCCGACGTCGAGCTCAACACCCTCGAGCAAACCGTCCACCGTTCCGGCTCTCTCGTCGATCTCTCCCCCACCGAGTACCGCATCCTCGAGTACCTCATGTTCCGCCCCCGCGTCATCGTCTCCAAGCGCGAGCTCCTCGAGCACCTCTACGACTACAACTGGGAGCACCACTCCAACGTCATTGAGGCCCACATCTCCAACCTCCGCAAAAAACTCGACGCCGTCAGCGAGCGGCCCAGCATCGAGACCCTTCGCGGCCGCGGCTACCGTCTCGCCATGCCGCTGCGCGAGATCCCCGCATGA